The Gadus macrocephalus chromosome 13, ASM3116895v1 genome includes a window with the following:
- the snai1a gene encoding snail family zinc finger 1a isoform X1, giving the protein MPRSFLVKKYFAKQKPNYSELECYNELSLERYPLAELAPGDNMATCFTASLVWDLSVLPALYLPASSLEPSPAVGPLDLSSPSSLSSSASSSGEEDEGRTSDPPSPEPAHTHKHTYGPRQRMKCTGVKSLAVSSPREEEVEEEREAAASPLATRPAFLCKHCPKEYTSLGALKMHIRSHTLPCVCTTCGKAFSRPWLLRGHIRTHTGERPFSCPHCNRAFADRSNLRAHLQTHAEVKKYQCGVCSRTFSRMSLLQKHSSSGCCSSSATG; this is encoded by the exons atgccTCGATCATTTTTGGTAAAGAAATATTTTGCCAAACAAAAGCCGAATTACAGTGAATTGGAATGCTACAATG aACTCTCTTTGGAGCGGTACCCTCTGGCGGAGCTCGCACCCGGGGACAACATGGCCACCTGCTTCACCGCCAGCCTAGTGTGGGACCTGAGCGTGCTGCCGGCCCTCTACCTGCCCGCCTCCTCCCTGGAGCCCTCTCCCGCCGTGGGGCCCCTGGACCTCAGCTCCCCCTCTAGCCTCAGCAGCAGCGCCAGTAGCAGCGGAGAAGAGGACGAGGGGAGAACCTccgacccccccagccccgagcccgcgcacacgcacaaacacacgtacggCCCCCGGCAGCGCATGAAGTGCACGGGAGTCAAGAGCCTGGCCGTCTCGTCTCCccgagaggaagaggtggaggaggagcgggaggctgCGGCGTCACCCCTGGCAACCAGACCGGCCTTCCTCTGCAAACATTGCCCCAAAGAGTACACCAGCCTGGGGGCCCTGAAGATGCACATCCGCTCGCACACCCTGCCCTGCGTGTGCACCACGTGTGGCAAGGCCTTCTCCAGGCCCTGGCTGCTTCGCGGCCACATCCGCACGCACACAG GTGAGCGCCCGTTCTCCTGCCCACACTGCAACCGAGCGTTCGCCGACCGCTCCAACCTGCGCGCCCACCTGCAGACGCACGCCGAAGTGAAGAAGTACCAGTGCGGCGTGTGCTCTCGCACCTTCAGCCGCATGTCCCTGCTGCAGAAACACAGCTCCTCCGGCTGCTGCTCCAGCTCCGCCACGGGctga
- the snai1a gene encoding snail family zinc finger 1a isoform X2: MATCFTASLVWDLSVLPALYLPASSLEPSPAVGPLDLSSPSSLSSSASSSGEEDEGRTSDPPSPEPAHTHKHTYGPRQRMKCTGVKSLAVSSPREEEVEEEREAAASPLATRPAFLCKHCPKEYTSLGALKMHIRSHTLPCVCTTCGKAFSRPWLLRGHIRTHTGERPFSCPHCNRAFADRSNLRAHLQTHAEVKKYQCGVCSRTFSRMSLLQKHSSSGCCSSSATG, translated from the exons ATGGCCACCTGCTTCACCGCCAGCCTAGTGTGGGACCTGAGCGTGCTGCCGGCCCTCTACCTGCCCGCCTCCTCCCTGGAGCCCTCTCCCGCCGTGGGGCCCCTGGACCTCAGCTCCCCCTCTAGCCTCAGCAGCAGCGCCAGTAGCAGCGGAGAAGAGGACGAGGGGAGAACCTccgacccccccagccccgagcccgcgcacacgcacaaacacacgtacggCCCCCGGCAGCGCATGAAGTGCACGGGAGTCAAGAGCCTGGCCGTCTCGTCTCCccgagaggaagaggtggaggaggagcgggaggctgCGGCGTCACCCCTGGCAACCAGACCGGCCTTCCTCTGCAAACATTGCCCCAAAGAGTACACCAGCCTGGGGGCCCTGAAGATGCACATCCGCTCGCACACCCTGCCCTGCGTGTGCACCACGTGTGGCAAGGCCTTCTCCAGGCCCTGGCTGCTTCGCGGCCACATCCGCACGCACACAG GTGAGCGCCCGTTCTCCTGCCCACACTGCAACCGAGCGTTCGCCGACCGCTCCAACCTGCGCGCCCACCTGCAGACGCACGCCGAAGTGAAGAAGTACCAGTGCGGCGTGTGCTCTCGCACCTTCAGCCGCATGTCCCTGCTGCAGAAACACAGCTCCTCCGGCTGCTGCTCCAGCTCCGCCACGGGctga